One Ricinus communis isolate WT05 ecotype wild-type chromosome 7, ASM1957865v1, whole genome shotgun sequence genomic region harbors:
- the LOC8277701 gene encoding uncharacterized protein LOC8277701 produces MQSLAKDSPLAKSHYPSRFITILILSSSSFCIIYLLISIFLVGISKVAHVGSSLEDFNAPTNLGHVVFGIASNQKSWPKRKEYVKLWWNPQQMRGCVFLEDMPQDDANDTTSSLPPVCISEDTSRFRYTFRNGLRSAIRVARVVSETVKLNHSDVRWYVFGDDDTVFFTENLVKTLSKYDHGLWYYIGSNSENLEQNRYFSFEMAFGGAGFAISYPLAKVLAKVFDSCTERYPHLYGSDSRISSCLAELGVGLTREPGFHQVDLRGNMFGLLTSHPLSPLVSLHHFDDLDPIFPNMTTINSLEHLFKAVTVDSQRVLQKTVCYDRWFSWTISVAWGYAVEIYGKHIFLPDTLPVQVTFQKWIKKGSLLAGAYTFNVKEPHPDPCQRPTIFFLDHVSSSRDGITTHYKKSYTNCSYDKASPRKLEEIKVFSHKLDLSDKQLWSPRRQCCDVLRSSGSKTMEIGIRECKEEELIHMHP; encoded by the exons ATGCAGTCTCTTGCCAAGGATTCACCACTTGCCAAATCCCATTATCCCTCTCGTTTCATAACCATCCTtatattatcatcatcatcctttTGTATCATTTACCTTCTTATATCAATCTTCCTAGTAGGTATTTCAAAGGTGGCACATGTAGGTTCTTCTTTAGAGGATTTTAATGCCCCAACAAATCTCGGACACGTTGTTTTCGGAATTGCTTCGAATCAGAAGTCATGGCCGAAAAGGAAAGAGTATGTTAAGCTATGGTGGAATCCACAGCAAATGCGAGGATGTGTTTTCTTGGAGGACATGCCGCAGGATGATGCAAATGATACTACTTCTTCTCTTCCTCCTGTTTGTATCTCTGAAGACACCTCCAGATTTCGTTATACTTTTAGGAACGGTCTTCGGTCAGCAATCCGTGTGGCGCGAGTGGTTTCTGAAACAGTGAAGCTCAATCATTCTGATGTTCGCTGGTATGTTTTCGGGGATGATGATACGGTTTTCTTCACGGAGAATTTGGTGAAAACTCTGTCCAAATATGATCATGGGCTGTGGTACTACATAGGGTCTAATTCAGAGAATTTAGAGCAGAACAGATATTTCAGCTTCGAAATGGCCTTTGGTGGGGCAGGATTTGCTATCAGTTATCCACTTGCAAAAGTTCTGGCCAAGGTTTTTGATTCTTGTACTGAACGATATCCACATCTCTATGGAAGTGATTCCAGGATCTCTTCTTGCTTGGCCGAGCTGGGTGTTGGATTGACTCGTGAGCCTGGCTTCCATCAG GTTGATCTTCGGGGTAATATGTTTGGTTTGTTAACTTCACATCCCTTGTCACCATTAGTGTCTCTCCATCACTTTGATGACTTAGACCCAATCTTCCCTAACATGACCACTATAAATTCACTAGAGCATCTCTTTAAAGCTGTGACTGTGGATTCCCAAAGAGTTTTGCAAAAAACAGTCTGCTATGATCGATGGTTTTCTTGGACTATCTCAGTGGCATGGGGTTATGCTGTTGAGATCTATGGAAAGCACATATTTCTGCCGGATACTCTTCCTGTCCAGGTCACATTCCAGAAATGGATAAAAAAGGGCTCACTTCTAGCAGGAGCATATACATTTAATGTAAAAGAACCTCACCCTGATCCATGCCAAAGACCAACAATTTTCTTTCTGGATCATGTTTCTTCTAGTAGGGATGGTATCACTACTCATTACAAGAAAAGTTACACGAATTGCTCATATGACAAGGCTTCACCAAGGAAACTAGAAGAGATCAAAGTGTTCTCTCATAAGCTTGACCTTAGTGATAAACAG CTATGGTCTCCAAGGCGGCAATGTTGTGATGTTTTACGTTCTTCAGGTAGCAAAACAATGGAAATTGGAATTAGAGAATGCAAGGAAGAAGAATTAATTCACATGCATCCGTAA
- the LOC8277702 gene encoding uncharacterized protein LOC8277702 isoform X1, whose amino-acid sequence MVSFRQKNCIFGLLTTHASRRHLQIRIPTPLMVSTSGPRYFSNAQNSDFSARWQLGSLLSFSTQPDFFSLRAYCWLYNVGLSGSPVATQSKVQRLKWL is encoded by the exons ATGGTGAGTTTCCGGCAAAAAAATTGCATATTTGGACTCCTCACGACTCACGCTTCACGTAGGCACCTTCAGATTAGAATTCCGACACCGTTGATGGTATCGACTTCCGGACCCCGGTATTTTTCAAACGCGCAGAATTCAGATTTTTCGGCTcg ttgGCAGTTAGGTTCTCTGCTGTCTTTCTCTACACAACCCGACTTCTTTTCCCTTCGGgcctatt GTTGGCTTTATAATGTTGGGTTATCAGGATCTCCAGTGGCCACCCAAAGTAAAG ttcaaagattgaagtggCTATAA
- the LOC8277702 gene encoding uncharacterized protein LOC8277702 isoform X2: MVSFRQKNCIFGLLTTHASRRHLQIRIPTPLMVSTSGPRWQLGSLLSFSTQPDFFSLRAYCWLYNVGLSGSPVATQSKVQRLKWL, from the exons ATGGTGAGTTTCCGGCAAAAAAATTGCATATTTGGACTCCTCACGACTCACGCTTCACGTAGGCACCTTCAGATTAGAATTCCGACACCGTTGATGGTATCGACTTCCGGACCCCG ttgGCAGTTAGGTTCTCTGCTGTCTTTCTCTACACAACCCGACTTCTTTTCCCTTCGGgcctatt GTTGGCTTTATAATGTTGGGTTATCAGGATCTCCAGTGGCCACCCAAAGTAAAG ttcaaagattgaagtggCTATAA